The Marinomonas profundi DNA segment TTGGCGAGAGCATCTTTAAATAAGCCTAAAACACAAACCAACACGCTAACGAGAAGACTATTATGAGCGCCCCAATTGGACAACACTGGCAACAAGTGAACGACGGTGAAGACCTATTGGGCGCGGGCTTTCGTGCTCGTACCTTCGTCTTTGCTGGCCCTAAAACCAAGGTTCATACCACGCTGGTTAACCACATTGGTCATCCAAACACGAAAAAAGCCATTTTGTATGTACACGGTTATACGGATTATTTTTTCCAGACAGGGCTCGCTGAGCATTTTATCGATTTGGGCTATCGTTTTTATGCCGTCGACTTACAAGGCTATGGCCGCTCTATTCGTCCATCAACACCGCCCAATTGGTGTGATTCACTTGAACAATATGGGCAAGACTTAGACATAGCCTTGGCCACCATAAAACAAGACGGAGTAGACCATGTTGTTCTACTCGCCCACTCTACTGGCGGCTTAATTGCCTCGACCTATTTGGCGCAACCTTACGCCTTGGCAGAGCGCGAAAGCTACTATAAAAAAGCCTTTCCTGACGTCATCGGCTTAATGCTTAATAGCCCATTTCTGGCTTTACCGTTTCCTCCCAAGGTACTCAATCGCATTAGTTGGCCGATTCGCATCTTGGTCTCTTTGCTGCCGTTTTCTTATTTAAGAGCAAAAAAAATCACCCTATACGCCAAAACTATACATTGCGTGTTTGGCGGCGAATGGGATTATCGTTTAGATTGGAAACCCGCCCACGGTTTCGATTTGTCTTTTCATTGGTTAAGAGAAGTGATTCATGCGCAGCGCAATCTTGCCAATCAACGCCTCGATATTCCTACACTTATATGCCGTTCTGACATCAGCACCATAGGAAAACGGACGACAGAAGAAGTCCAGCAAGGCGATGGCGTTCTCGATGTCGACAGCATGCAACAAAGCGCCGAAAAAACCTTCCGCAATCTCACCCAAGTGAGCATTCCACAAGGTTTTCATGACTTATACCTATCCCATGAGCCAGCTCGCACTGCTTATTTATCGGCGATGACAGCGTGGCTTCACACGCTCACTGAAAAACACTAAACCGATCACGCGCCTTGACGGCGCATCACCCAATCTAACCAGCAAGTAGGCAATAGGCGTTTCATCAAAACTGCACCATAGGTTGGCCAGGTCACATAATATCGCGCTCTGGGACGAGTCGACTCTAGCGCATGGATCAGCTTTTTCACCACCGCACTGGCAGGCAAGGTTTGCGATGACGTTACGCCTTCTTTGCTCAGCCGTTCTATCGCTTCGGCGTAGCCTTGTTGATGGCGGCTATTTTCCATGTCGATATTGTTTTGCAGAGCCAGCAAGGCATTGGCACGAAACCGACTTTCAATCGGACCGGGTTCAATCAGGCTTATTTTTATTGGCGTGTCCGCTAGTTCCAAACGCAAGGTGTCTGTCAAACCCTCAAGAGCAAATTTACTGGCGTTGTAAGCGCCACGAAACGGCGCAGCCACCAAGCCCAGTACCGAACTGTTATTCACAATGCGCCCGTAACCTTGGGCCAGCATCACTTTCAGCACCTTGGTTGTTAGCTCGTGTGTGCCAAAAAAGTTACTCTCAAACTGAGCTTTTAAGACATCGACCGGCAAATCTTCCACCGCCCCCGGCTGACCATAAGCACCATTATTGAACAACGCAAAAAGTTGCCCATGGGTAATCGCCAGAGTCTCTTCTAGACCCTTTGCAATGGAAGCCGAATCCGCTAAATCCAACTGAACAACATGCTTCATACCTTGTGCTTTTAACGCCGCTACGTCTTCTTGCTTGCGGCAACTCGCCACCACTAAAAAGTCGCGTTCTTGAAGCATTCTCGCCGCTTCCAGCCCAATCCCCGTCGAACAACCTGTGATAAGAATAGAATATTGCATCGTGGCTCCTTGTGGAAAACATCATCGTGCTTGGGATGTTAGCAAAATGTCGTGAAAAGTGCCTTTTCTACCGTATTAAATCGGCAACAAACGCTTTATGGCTCTTGCCAGTTAAGGTCGCAACAGAAGACATAGAGCGTGCCACCGACCACGACAGTCTGCGACACCGTGATGCACATGCGCGAATCGGCAACCGACAGATAGGGCCGACTGATCTGAATAATTCCCGGCTGTTTTAACGCTCGATAATGATAATGCTTGTGCGACCAGTTGGCATGGTCGCCACACAGCAGCGGCGCAAAGCGCGCATTCATCTGTTGCTGATAATGAGGAGCATACACATTGCGCGACACCTGATACCCCTCGGCATTGAGTAGATAACAGCGCACCATGCGCGGGTCGCTGAAGAGTACCGCGCTGCTTTGCTCAAAATGCTGATGGGTGACAAAGTGTGTTACGGCCCGATGAAACAGACCTTCTATTCCACTCACATAGTGCTGCAAGTCGGCGTTGCGCTTAACACTTTGCCACTGCTGACCGCGCAGCAGATTGTCGAAGGTAGTAGCAAAACTCTGTTCGGCGTCAATGCGCGCCTGTGGTTTGGCAAAATAGAAACCTTGAATCATGTCGGCATTGGCGGCAATGGCCACTAGAGCCTCGTGTTCGGTTTCCACGCCTTCCACCACCACTAGACTGCCCGCTTCATGCAGCAAGCTGACGATACCAGTGAGAATCCGTTCCACCCGACGCGATTGGCCTGCATCCTGGATCAAACGGCGGTCGATCTTGACAATGTCGGGCTCTAAATCCCAGATACGGTCGAAGTTGGAATGCCCAGCGCCAAAATCATCAATGGCAATCAGACAGCCCAACTGGCGAAAATGACTAACGAAATGCTTCAACTGAGCATGATCACTGACTTCACTTTCAATGATCTCAATCACCAGCCGGTGCGCCGCAATGCCACTTGTCTGTAGAAGATCTCGGGTAAAGCCTATGTCCGGTTGCTCGCTCACCAAGTACTGAGAATTCAAATTAAGAAACAACCAAGCCTCCCCCGTCGCTTGGCGCGCAAAATTATGCACATGCAAGGTTCGACAAGTACGGTCAAGATCCAGACACTCCCTACCGTTACATGGTATAGACAACAAACCCGCCGGCGGCTCTGCCGTTCCATCTGGACGATGCGCGCGAATCAGCCCTTCATACCCCACCGCTCTGCCGTGAGCGATACTGAATATCGGCTGAAAATGGCTGCTTAGTGACAGACCTCGATAGTGGGTGTCGACCTTGTCATCACTTAACCGGGCGATATTTAACATCGAAAATCTTCCTTAGCGTGACGATAGCTGAGCCAACGCGGCATCCACCAAGGCCAGCAGTTCATCGATGGCCTTGGTGGCGTGTTGAAAATAGGTTTTGGCGGCAATTACTGGAGGTTCCGATCCGAGCAACTCCTGCTTTATGCAACCTAGAAAATCAGCCACCACTTGCTCACAATGTTGCAAGCGAAACCCATTTGTCTGTGGGTGTTCGGTAACATGCGGTTGCAGCGTGGCAAAAGCCTTGCCCGCCAGCAATTCAATTTTCTGATAGAGAAAATGCATTCTTACCCGTTGTTCAACACTACTCTGACCAGCCGCCGCGATGCCAGTGCCCAAAGCGCGCGCCTGTCCGGCCCATTCTGCCGCCTGAATGACCTCGCGCCAGATACAGGGTAAATAGCTCAGTTCCGCTCGACCTTCTGTTAGGTCGATCTCGCTGGCCACGTCTTCCATCAGAAAAATGCTATTACGAATAATCAAATGATGCTGTATTAGGTTGTTCGCTCGGTCACTACTGCGTCCTTCACGCATGCGCGACCAATGGTCGATCAGACTGTTCCAAGCGTCTCGATGTGTACTGTCGAATGCCTGGGCGGTGCGAATATGCTGATCCAGCCCTTGACGGATAGTCGCAAGGTCATGGCTCATGCTGGTATCGCCGCAGAGCACGCCATTGCTCAGGCCGCGATGGCGCTGAAACCCGCCAATCAGCCCTCGCAGCAACGCCAATTGACCGATGTTCGACTGGATATGTGAGCGTTTTTTCTGTTGCAGACGCCAGTGCAAGCCATAAAATAACAGAGCCAATAGCATCAAAGTGACGAGCAAGAGCGGTAGCGCGTAGTCGATATTATTCATACGGATTGTCCTGTCAAATGAGCCAGATGGTGGGCAATGGTACGCGCCTGAGCGGCGGCCTGCAGGTTATCAGCATTGCCTTGACGAACGCGATCGGCCAGCTCGGCAATTTCCGCCACGGCCAGACCTTGCTGTTCGGTACTGACCGCCACTTGATCGACTTGTCCCGTTAATTGTTGCGTGTACTGCTGTACTTGGTTGAGCAGCGCGCGCACCGTTTCTGAACTGTCGGCGCTGCGGTGCGCCAAACCGGTCAGATCGGACACCTGAACCGTGGCCTCCCTAATGTGCTGTTGCACCGATTCGATGTTACGACTGATTTCTGCGGCGGACTCTTGGCTGTGCATGGCCAAACGGCGTACTTCATCGGCCACCACAGCGAAACCACGGCCACTCTCGCCCGCCCGCGCCGCTTCGATGGCGGCATTCAAGGCGAGCAGATTGGTCTGATCAGCAATACTACGGATGGTACCGGACATTTCATTGATAGTGTGCGAGTTGCTGTTCAGTTGGCGGATAAGCTCGTCAGTGGTGATCGCCTGCTGCGCCATCTCAGACACCTGTCGCACCAAATTGGTGAGTTGCTCAATGCCGTCGGCCAACTGTTCACTGGCGACAACACTGGTCTGGCGCGAGTCCGCCGCCAGTGCGGCCACCTGCATAATGCTCACATTCAGCTCTTCTACCGCCGCCGCGGCAACAGTGGCCGAATCGCTTTGCCCCTCAGCATTGCGGGTCACTAGAGCGGCACTTTGTTCGAGTTCATGTGACGAATGGGATATTTCATCCAGGCGCTGCTGCAACAACTGTTGTTGACGTTGTTCTCGGTTCAGCCACTGCTGAAACCCACGGCTAACAGGCTGCAACAACCGCCACTGACCAGCGCTGATAGCATCTTGAGCACCATGCTGAGCCGCCTCTTCACAATAGCGTTGCAACTGCCCTATCTCTTGCAATAGCAGCCATAGGCTAGCAACCGCCAAATAGGCCAACACCAGCCACAGCAGTTCCGCTGGCCGCGACGGTGCCACTAGGGTGATGGTGCCACCGACGAGAGTAATACCCAATAAAGTACGAAGCATGCCGATGATGCCCAGTGTGTGCAGCAACAAAAATGCCGGATAAGTAAGCCACTTCATGTTCCAGTCTCTCCAATGAGGTACAAAAAAAGGCGCCTGAATCCACTGCAGATTTGCTGCTGTGGATTCAGGCGCCTTTGCCTAGCAGGAACGTGTCCTGATTTGATCTGTCTTGGGTAAACTCAAGCAATAATGATGCCATAGGAATCAGTATGGATTAAATATAAAGCGCCGACAGCGCCATTCACTTTGCTGATAAAACACGGCAGCGTCGATGATTCGTCTTTGCGGTGTTTATTTTTGTCTGCTTAACCTTTATATTAGATATATCTAATAATTAGTATTAATTGACCAACTGAACACAACGAGGGAAACATGACCACTGACGCCACCCGCCAACCTAATGTCACGGCTTTTTTTGATAAAGACTCTAGTACCTTCTCTTATGTGGTGAAAGACCCAGCGTCTGACAGCTGCGCCATCGTCGACAGCGTATTGGATTTCGACTATGCCTCTGGCGGCACATCCCACAAAGGCGCCGATGACATTATTGCTTACGTCACGACTCATAAGCTCAAAGTTGAATGGCTCATTGAAACTCATGTCCATGCAGACCACCTGTCTGCGGCACCTTATATTCAAAGCAAAGTGGGTGGCAAAATTGGCATTGGCGAACAAATCACGACCGTTCAAGACACCTTTGGCAAGATCTTCAACGAAGGTGCTGACTTCCTACATGACGGCTCTCAGTTTGATTATTTATTTAAAGACGGCGAACCATTTTACATTGGCAAAATGCAATGCACCGCGCTTCACACACCCGGTCATACTCCCGCTTGCTTTACCCATGTTTTAGGCGATGCGGTCTTTGTTGGCGATACCTTGTTCATGCCAGATGCGGGGACAGCACGAGCGGACTTCCCCGGTGGAGACGCCGGGATATTGTTCGATTCCGTGCAAAAAATCTTAGCCTTGCCAGAAGATCATCGCATTTTCATGTGCCATGACTACTGCCCAAATGGTCGTGAGTTGGAATATGAAACCACCGTAAAGGCTCAGCGCGAATTAAACATCCACGTTAAACAAGGCATCAATAAAAAAGCCTTTGTTGAATTACGTGAAACTCGCGACAAAACATTGGCCATGCCGCGTCTGATTTTGCCATCACTGCAAATCAATATGCGAGCAGGACACATGCCAGAGCCAGAAGGCAATGGCTTGTGTTACTTAAAAATCCCACTCAATGCGTTTAAGTAACAATAGAGGTTAACGTTATCGTGTTTCGATGATGTTAACCCCCTAAATCCTAAAATACCTTTAAGACATTACTCATTCAGTTCGTTATGAAACGCCGCGCCAGACTCATTCTTTTTAGCAACATACATCGCCTGATCCGCCAAATGCAGCAAGCTTTTTACCGTCGTGGCGTCATCAGGATAGCGCGCGACACCAATGCTCATCCCGAAACTGACCTGATCACCGCTTTCTAGCAAAATAGGTTCTAAGCACGATTTAAGTAAACGATCACAAATTTGTGAAATGTCACCCTGAGAGATGTCGTCAATTACGATGGCAAATTCATCGCCACCCAGTC contains these protein-coding regions:
- a CDS encoding alpha/beta hydrolase encodes the protein MSAPIGQHWQQVNDGEDLLGAGFRARTFVFAGPKTKVHTTLVNHIGHPNTKKAILYVHGYTDYFFQTGLAEHFIDLGYRFYAVDLQGYGRSIRPSTPPNWCDSLEQYGQDLDIALATIKQDGVDHVVLLAHSTGGLIASTYLAQPYALAERESYYKKAFPDVIGLMLNSPFLALPFPPKVLNRISWPIRILVSLLPFSYLRAKKITLYAKTIHCVFGGEWDYRLDWKPAHGFDLSFHWLREVIHAQRNLANQRLDIPTLICRSDISTIGKRTTEEVQQGDGVLDVDSMQQSAEKTFRNLTQVSIPQGFHDLYLSHEPARTAYLSAMTAWLHTLTEKH
- a CDS encoding SDR family NAD(P)-dependent oxidoreductase, coding for MQYSILITGCSTGIGLEAARMLQERDFLVVASCRKQEDVAALKAQGMKHVVQLDLADSASIAKGLEETLAITHGQLFALFNNGAYGQPGAVEDLPVDVLKAQFESNFFGTHELTTKVLKVMLAQGYGRIVNNSSVLGLVAAPFRGAYNASKFALEGLTDTLRLELADTPIKISLIEPGPIESRFRANALLALQNNIDMENSRHQQGYAEAIERLSKEGVTSSQTLPASAVVKKLIHALESTRPRARYYVTWPTYGAVLMKRLLPTCWLDWVMRRQGA
- a CDS encoding EAL domain-containing protein, which produces MLNIARLSDDKVDTHYRGLSLSSHFQPIFSIAHGRAVGYEGLIRAHRPDGTAEPPAGLLSIPCNGRECLDLDRTCRTLHVHNFARQATGEAWLFLNLNSQYLVSEQPDIGFTRDLLQTSGIAAHRLVIEIIESEVSDHAQLKHFVSHFRQLGCLIAIDDFGAGHSNFDRIWDLEPDIVKIDRRLIQDAGQSRRVERILTGIVSLLHEAGSLVVVEGVETEHEALVAIAANADMIQGFYFAKPQARIDAEQSFATTFDNLLRGQQWQSVKRNADLQHYVSGIEGLFHRAVTHFVTHQHFEQSSAVLFSDPRMVRCYLLNAEGYQVSRNVYAPHYQQQMNARFAPLLCGDHANWSHKHYHYRALKQPGIIQISRPYLSVADSRMCITVSQTVVVGGTLYVFCCDLNWQEP
- a CDS encoding nitrate- and nitrite sensing domain-containing protein, with the translated sequence MNNIDYALPLLLVTLMLLALLFYGLHWRLQQKKRSHIQSNIGQLALLRGLIGGFQRHRGLSNGVLCGDTSMSHDLATIRQGLDQHIRTAQAFDSTHRDAWNSLIDHWSRMREGRSSDRANNLIQHHLIIRNSIFLMEDVASEIDLTEGRAELSYLPCIWREVIQAAEWAGQARALGTGIAAAGQSSVEQRVRMHFLYQKIELLAGKAFATLQPHVTEHPQTNGFRLQHCEQVVADFLGCIKQELLGSEPPVIAAKTYFQHATKAIDELLALVDAALAQLSSR
- a CDS encoding methyl-accepting chemotaxis protein — protein: MKWLTYPAFLLLHTLGIIGMLRTLLGITLVGGTITLVAPSRPAELLWLVLAYLAVASLWLLLQEIGQLQRYCEEAAQHGAQDAISAGQWRLLQPVSRGFQQWLNREQRQQQLLQQRLDEISHSSHELEQSAALVTRNAEGQSDSATVAAAAVEELNVSIMQVAALAADSRQTSVVASEQLADGIEQLTNLVRQVSEMAQQAITTDELIRQLNSNSHTINEMSGTIRSIADQTNLLALNAAIEAARAGESGRGFAVVADEVRRLAMHSQESAAEISRNIESVQQHIREATVQVSDLTGLAHRSADSSETVRALLNQVQQYTQQLTGQVDQVAVSTEQQGLAVAEIAELADRVRQGNADNLQAAAQARTIAHHLAHLTGQSV
- a CDS encoding MBL fold metallo-hydrolase; amino-acid sequence: MTTDATRQPNVTAFFDKDSSTFSYVVKDPASDSCAIVDSVLDFDYASGGTSHKGADDIIAYVTTHKLKVEWLIETHVHADHLSAAPYIQSKVGGKIGIGEQITTVQDTFGKIFNEGADFLHDGSQFDYLFKDGEPFYIGKMQCTALHTPGHTPACFTHVLGDAVFVGDTLFMPDAGTARADFPGGDAGILFDSVQKILALPEDHRIFMCHDYCPNGRELEYETTVKAQRELNIHVKQGINKKAFVELRETRDKTLAMPRLILPSLQINMRAGHMPEPEGNGLCYLKIPLNAFK